From the genome of Candidatus Saccharimonadales bacterium, one region includes:
- a CDS encoding DUF2087 domain-containing protein codes for MALASNDISKYLDSRGRVTKLPKKVEPRQAVLSHLASKFEHDKTYRESEVDKILQEWHTFGDWPLLRRELYEHGFFERRPDGSEYQRKK; via the coding sequence ATGGCATTAGCCTCTAACGACATCAGTAAGTACCTCGACTCGCGTGGTCGGGTAACCAAGTTGCCTAAAAAGGTGGAGCCAAGGCAAGCCGTACTGTCTCACCTTGCCAGTAAATTCGAACACGACAAGACCTACAGAGAATCAGAAGTCGACAAGATCCTCCAGGAATGGCATACGTTCGGTGACTGGCCACTCCTTAGACGCGAGCTATACGAGCATGGTTTTTTCGAGAGGCGGCCGGACGGTAGCGAGTACCAGCGTAAAAAGTAG
- a CDS encoding FKBP-type peptidyl-prolyl cis-trans isomerase: MSFSGEAFSRYFIFFIAIVFIVGTIGFYLYTVFSSNNTTPTNSAATSTAQQNAQASEPVNKAYIIKGPVSALQSTDITQGNGDVVSSNATILASYVGALASTGQIFDQSKTPVQFSLSSVIKGWQQGIPGMKVGGTRRLVIPSSLGYGSAGTPDGSIPPNAALVFDVTVTKIVSN, encoded by the coding sequence ATGTCATTTAGCGGAGAAGCGTTCAGTCGTTACTTTATCTTCTTCATCGCCATCGTCTTTATCGTTGGGACAATAGGTTTCTATCTATATACTGTTTTCTCTAGTAATAACACGACGCCAACCAATTCGGCGGCTACATCTACCGCCCAACAGAATGCCCAAGCCTCCGAGCCTGTTAACAAAGCCTACATTATCAAAGGACCCGTATCTGCGCTCCAGTCAACTGATATTACCCAAGGTAATGGTGACGTTGTCAGCTCGAATGCTACTATTCTAGCTAGCTATGTCGGGGCACTTGCCAGTACTGGTCAGATCTTTGACCAGAGCAAGACGCCTGTACAATTCTCGCTCAGCTCTGTTATCAAAGGCTGGCAGCAGGGTATACCCGGCATGAAGGTTGGTGGCACACGTCGTCTTGTCATCCCATCATCACTTGGCTACGGCTCAGCCGGTACCCCGGATGGTTCTATCCCGCCAAACGCCGCCCTCGTCTTTGATGTGACTGTCACGAAGATCGTTTCAAACTGA
- a CDS encoding glutaredoxin family protein: MAKRVTIYTTNTCAYCGMVKMWLQGKGQTYEEVNIDSQPEKRTEMMKYTIQTTVPLVVVHDESQPTVAPKMMQGFNLAKLAEAIA; encoded by the coding sequence ATGGCTAAACGCGTAACAATCTATACAACCAACACGTGCGCCTACTGTGGCATGGTCAAGATGTGGCTGCAAGGCAAAGGTCAGACCTATGAAGAGGTTAATATCGATTCACAACCAGAGAAGAGGACGGAGATGATGAAATACACTATTCAAACAACCGTCCCACTGGTAGTCGTTCACGACGAATCTCAGCCCACAGTTGCACCGAAAATGATGCAAGGTTTTAATCTGGCCAAGCTGGCCGAGGCGATAGCTTAA
- a CDS encoding FAD-dependent oxidoreductase: MANGVRDLVVVGAGPSALTAAIYTTREDIDTLLIEKGVIGGLAAITDQIDNYPGFAKGVTGLELAEQLRLQAVRFGAQIDLGEVSAITEAGDLKRLTTTEGDIMAKAVLIATGTDYKRLGVPGEQDYFGRGVHYCATCDGAFYRDKRLVVVGGGNSAVQESLFLTTYATHIDMLVRSELKASEVLLHELKQNPKITVHLGTTTDEIVAENDKVTKVIGMHDGKKVEFPTDGVFVFVGLLPNTGFLKGTKVKLDERGFVETNDRLETGMPGVFASGDVRHGATMQIASASGEGATAALMIREYLKEHARQTQKITV, translated from the coding sequence ATGGCAAACGGTGTTCGAGATCTTGTTGTTGTCGGTGCCGGTCCATCGGCTCTGACGGCGGCGATCTATACGACCAGGGAGGATATCGATACACTCCTCATAGAAAAAGGCGTCATAGGTGGGCTGGCTGCAATAACTGACCAGATTGATAATTACCCCGGTTTTGCCAAGGGAGTGACTGGTCTTGAGTTAGCTGAGCAACTCCGACTGCAGGCCGTCCGTTTTGGTGCCCAGATCGATCTCGGAGAGGTTTCGGCCATCACTGAAGCAGGGGACCTAAAGAGACTGACGACAACCGAAGGCGACATTATGGCCAAGGCAGTCCTCATAGCCACTGGTACCGACTACAAAAGATTAGGTGTGCCGGGCGAGCAAGACTATTTTGGCCGCGGCGTTCACTACTGTGCGACGTGTGACGGAGCCTTTTACCGCGATAAGCGCTTAGTAGTCGTAGGGGGCGGTAACTCGGCTGTTCAAGAATCACTCTTTCTTACCACCTACGCAACCCATATCGATATGCTTGTCCGTAGTGAGCTGAAAGCTTCCGAAGTACTTCTTCACGAGCTAAAGCAGAACCCCAAGATTACTGTTCATCTCGGCACAACGACCGACGAGATTGTGGCCGAAAACGACAAGGTAACAAAAGTGATCGGTATGCATGATGGTAAAAAAGTGGAATTTCCGACTGATGGAGTCTTCGTCTTTGTTGGTTTGCTGCCAAACACTGGTTTCTTGAAAGGGACTAAAGTCAAGTTAGATGAACGTGGCTTTGTTGAGACTAACGACAGATTGGAGACGGGAATGCCTGGTGTCTTTGCGAGTGGTGACGTTCGCCACGGTGCTACGATGCAGATTGCTTCGGCCAGTGGTGAAGGTGCGACTGCAGCACTGATGATTCGTGAGTATCTCAAAGAGCATGCGAGACAGACTCAAAAAATT